In Thermus islandicus DSM 21543, a genomic segment contains:
- a CDS encoding M66 family metalloprotease, with the protein MSLTQGDRATTTLTLTPQNGFTGTVSLSLAGAPQGVSLSPQSVQVPGGPVTQDLTVSVGQGVAPGTYQVRVRGSAGNLTREAGLTLTVSAPSADFNLTLESSSLSLTQGGTGYVRLSVTGTYPGQITLSLVDGAGNPFQGVSLSPASTSVPSAPMLELTASPSLAQGTYSLKVRGSGGGLVREAPLTLRVSAPSAQNLRLVKAEWGQTVLKENLRLVAGKPALLRVHLVATPNPISLAQALSGAVYVGNAFQGNLTFTCPNPIPLTTQPGNLATTCNATLPEAWVTPGLRVELRADPNNLVAESDESDNLLTLNPSVGQGTVLSLTAVPVVHQGQTPTIPNFSQTLWRVWPLREIASFTRAPYTFSGTLTPSDANAWAQLLDELRALRQADGSRRYYYGFVKVGYTSGIAGIGYIGFPVAAGWDYSQSAPAVMAHELGHNFGREHAPCGTTGDPYYPYAEGKIGTWGYDLASGALKDPVTYYDLMSYCGPQWVSDYSDEGAQSFLESYPPSPQSLPQGEGLLFSGRIRGDEVVFNPPLWLQAAPEGRASPYHLEVDGLSFPVYLLEDSQGTLHFQALAPTGTYRRVALFRDRVLLKERVQGLTPQAEPQVELREEGPSLGVRWQGAPFLSVLHVAEDGTRTALGLWHTGGEARFSLEGLPPGGVFEVQLSDGLVVKRYLFPR; encoded by the coding sequence GTGAGCTTGACACAAGGGGATAGGGCCACCACCACCCTCACCCTGACCCCGCAGAACGGCTTCACGGGCACGGTCTCCCTCTCCCTGGCAGGAGCCCCCCAAGGGGTGAGCCTCAGCCCGCAGAGCGTCCAAGTCCCAGGTGGTCCTGTGACCCAGGACCTCACGGTAAGCGTGGGCCAGGGCGTGGCCCCGGGAACCTACCAGGTTAGGGTCCGGGGCAGCGCGGGGAACCTTACGAGGGAGGCAGGCCTCACCCTTACGGTGAGCGCACCGAGCGCCGATTTCAACCTGACGCTGGAAAGCTCAAGCCTTTCCCTGACCCAGGGGGGTACCGGTTACGTGCGCCTCTCGGTCACCGGCACCTACCCAGGCCAGATCACCCTCTCCCTGGTGGACGGGGCCGGGAACCCCTTCCAGGGGGTAAGCCTTTCCCCCGCCAGCACCTCCGTACCCTCGGCGCCCATGCTGGAACTCACCGCCTCCCCCAGCCTGGCCCAAGGAACCTACAGCCTGAAGGTGCGGGGCTCCGGTGGGGGCCTCGTGCGGGAAGCCCCCTTGACGCTCCGCGTTTCTGCCCCCTCCGCCCAAAACCTCCGCCTGGTCAAGGCCGAGTGGGGGCAGACTGTCCTAAAGGAAAACCTGCGCCTAGTGGCGGGCAAACCCGCTCTCCTGCGGGTCCATCTGGTGGCGACGCCCAACCCCATCTCCCTTGCCCAGGCACTTTCGGGCGCAGTCTACGTGGGAAACGCCTTCCAGGGCAACCTGACCTTCACCTGCCCCAACCCCATCCCCCTCACCACCCAACCGGGAAACCTCGCCACCACCTGCAACGCCACCCTGCCCGAGGCCTGGGTGACCCCCGGGCTTCGGGTGGAACTCCGGGCCGACCCCAACAACCTGGTGGCGGAAAGCGACGAAAGCGACAACCTTCTGACCCTGAACCCCTCCGTGGGCCAGGGAACCGTCCTGTCCCTTACCGCGGTCCCCGTGGTGCACCAGGGGCAGACGCCCACGATACCCAACTTCAGCCAAACGCTCTGGCGTGTCTGGCCACTTAGGGAGATTGCTTCGTTTACCCGCGCGCCCTACACCTTCTCAGGTACCCTCACCCCCTCCGACGCCAACGCCTGGGCCCAGCTCTTGGACGAGCTCCGTGCCTTGCGCCAGGCAGACGGAAGTAGGCGCTACTACTACGGGTTCGTAAAGGTGGGCTACACCTCTGGCATCGCCGGGATCGGCTACATCGGTTTCCCCGTAGCGGCGGGCTGGGACTATTCCCAAAGTGCTCCGGCGGTGATGGCCCACGAGCTTGGGCACAACTTCGGCCGGGAACACGCTCCCTGCGGCACTACCGGAGACCCGTACTATCCCTACGCGGAGGGGAAAATCGGCACCTGGGGGTACGACCTGGCCAGCGGCGCCCTGAAAGACCCGGTTACCTACTACGACCTCATGAGCTACTGCGGTCCTCAGTGGGTCTCCGACTACAGCGACGAAGGGGCCCAAAGCTTCCTGGAAAGCTACCCGCCCTCACCCCAGTCCCTACCCCAAGGGGAAGGCCTCCTCTTCTCAGGTCGCATCCGGGGGGACGAGGTGGTCTTCAACCCGCCCCTCTGGCTCCAGGCAGCCCCCGAAGGAAGGGCCTCCCCTTACCACCTCGAGGTGGACGGCCTCTCGTTTCCCGTCTACCTCCTGGAAGACTCCCAGGGCACCCTGCACTTCCAGGCCTTAGCCCCAACAGGCACCTATCGCCGGGTAGCCCTCTTCCGGGACAGGGTCTTGCTCAAGGAACGGGTCCAGGGTCTAACGCCCCAGGCCGAGCCTCAGGTGGAGCTTCGGGAGGAGGGCCCTTCCCTAGGGGTCCGCTGGCAAGGAGCCCCCTTCCTCTCGGTGCTCCACGTGGCCGAGGACGGAACCCGCACCGCCTTGGGCCTCTGGCACACCGGCGGGGAAGCCCGCTTCTCCCTAGAGGGTCTCCCCCCCGGAGGGGTCTTTGAGGTCCAGCTCTCGGACGGGTTGGTGGTCAAGAGGTACCTCTTCCCCCGCTAG
- a CDS encoding cob(I)yrinic acid a,c-diamide adenosyltransferase has product MRIYTRTGDAGETGLYGAERVVKAHPRVEAYGTVDEANSALGLARSLLPQGHPDLHELLERVQNALFDLGADLATRMGSPYEKNIARMDAEDVEGLEKAIDRYQEESPPFRGFVLPGGHPAAAALHLARTVVRRAERKVVALSREEPVNPEVIRYLNRLSDLLFVLARVVNAREGVKEEEWLVKKRR; this is encoded by the coding sequence ATGAGGATCTACACCCGGACGGGAGACGCGGGGGAAACAGGCCTCTACGGGGCCGAGCGGGTGGTGAAGGCCCACCCCAGGGTGGAGGCTTACGGCACCGTGGACGAGGCCAACAGCGCCCTCGGCCTCGCCCGAAGCCTCCTTCCCCAGGGGCACCCGGACCTCCACGAGCTTCTGGAGAGGGTACAAAACGCCCTCTTTGACCTCGGGGCTGACCTGGCTACCCGCATGGGAAGCCCCTACGAGAAGAACATCGCCCGCATGGACGCCGAGGACGTGGAAGGCCTGGAGAAGGCCATTGACCGCTACCAGGAGGAAAGTCCCCCCTTCCGGGGCTTTGTCCTTCCCGGGGGGCACCCGGCGGCGGCAGCGCTTCACCTCGCCCGCACCGTGGTGCGCCGGGCGGAGCGGAAAGTAGTGGCCTTAAGCCGCGAGGAGCCGGTGAACCCCGAGGTCATCCGCTACCTGAACCGGCTCTCCGACCTCCTCTTCGTCCTGGCTCGGGTGGTCAACGCCAGGGAAGGGGTCAAGGAGGAGGAGTGGCTCGTGAAGAAGCGGCGCTAG
- a CDS encoding ATP-binding cassette domain-containing protein produces the protein MVRAEGLSKRYRHGWAVEGLSFRVEPGEVYALLGPNGAGKTTTLRMLATLVRPNGGEAWVAGFSVLQEPLQVRRHLGLVNGGMRVYERLTGREVLEFFAGFYGLKGRAFREALDWVAALLEMEETLDKRVMEMSTGMRQKVVLARAILHRPQVLLLDEATAGLDVFARRALLEFVKAYRELGHAVVYSTHVMGEVEEVADRVGFLHRGRLVYEGSRDEALALGEGSLERAFVRKVREG, from the coding sequence ATGGTCCGAGCGGAAGGGCTTTCCAAGCGCTACCGCCACGGGTGGGCCGTGGAGGGGCTTTCCTTCCGGGTGGAACCCGGGGAGGTCTACGCCCTTCTAGGCCCCAACGGGGCGGGCAAAACCACCACCCTGCGCATGCTCGCCACTCTCGTGCGCCCGAACGGGGGGGAAGCCTGGGTGGCGGGGTTCTCCGTCCTCCAGGAACCCCTACAGGTGCGCCGCCACCTGGGCCTGGTAAACGGGGGGATGCGGGTCTACGAGCGGCTTACGGGAAGAGAGGTGCTGGAGTTTTTCGCCGGTTTCTACGGGCTAAAGGGCCGGGCCTTCCGGGAGGCCCTGGACTGGGTGGCGGCCCTGCTGGAAATGGAGGAAACCCTGGACAAAAGGGTGATGGAGATGTCCACGGGCATGCGGCAAAAGGTGGTCCTCGCCCGGGCCATCCTGCACCGCCCCCAGGTCCTCCTCCTGGACGAGGCCACGGCGGGCCTGGACGTCTTCGCCCGGCGGGCCCTTTTGGAGTTTGTAAAGGCCTACCGGGAACTGGGGCATGCGGTGGTCTACTCCACCCACGTCATGGGCGAAGTGGAGGAGGTGGCCGACCGGGTGGGCTTCCTCCACCGGGGACGTCTGGTTTACGAGGGAAGCCGGGACGAGGCTCTGGCCCTGGGAGAGGGAAGCCTGGAACGGGCCTTCGTCCGAAAGGTGCGGGAGGGGTGA
- a CDS encoding ABC transporter permease produces METILRIFRKELVQVFRDRKLVFSTLILPVLLMPVFTFGPSLFLNRLMQGAAEKVQEVAVAGLPQEALKALEEARLKPVSTPDPEEAVRQGRYPAGVAFRNGVYRVYGRLASGLTESQVAVEKVKGALQALKEARAAETLRRAGFSPKVLSPFAVEVVDASPEGERRAGLLGFLLPFFLVVFVLSGGQVVAVDATAGEKEKGTLEALLAAPVPLLQIALGKTLATVAMALLSGAAGLLGLALAGALTARFGGQLSGREGQVMALGGQVSLDWGSFLALFLTALLLALFMGAVMVSLGLYARSFKEAQSYVGPLQLLVFLPLLFLQFRGFLELTTWHYLLPLFNVALLMDALLKGSATPLQAGLTWLSTLVYGGMALKLAVLAFGREDVVYRN; encoded by the coding sequence ATGGAGACCATCCTAAGGATTTTCCGAAAGGAGCTGGTCCAGGTCTTTCGTGACCGAAAGCTGGTCTTTTCCACCTTGATCCTTCCTGTCTTGCTGATGCCGGTTTTTACGTTCGGTCCTAGCCTCTTCCTAAACCGGCTCATGCAGGGAGCAGCGGAAAAGGTCCAGGAGGTGGCGGTGGCGGGGCTTCCCCAGGAGGCCTTAAAAGCCCTGGAGGAGGCGCGGCTTAAGCCCGTATCTACCCCGGACCCCGAGGAGGCGGTGCGCCAGGGGAGGTACCCGGCCGGGGTGGCCTTCCGGAATGGGGTTTACCGGGTCTACGGCCGCCTGGCCTCCGGCCTCACGGAAAGCCAGGTGGCCGTGGAGAAGGTCAAGGGAGCCTTGCAGGCCCTCAAGGAGGCCCGGGCGGCCGAGACGCTGAGGCGGGCGGGGTTTTCCCCTAAGGTCCTCTCCCCCTTCGCCGTGGAAGTGGTGGACGCTTCCCCCGAGGGTGAAAGGAGGGCAGGGCTTTTGGGGTTCCTCCTCCCCTTCTTCCTGGTGGTCTTCGTCCTCAGCGGGGGCCAGGTGGTGGCCGTGGACGCCACCGCGGGGGAGAAGGAGAAGGGGACCCTCGAGGCCCTCCTCGCCGCCCCCGTGCCCCTCCTGCAGATCGCCTTGGGCAAGACCCTGGCCACGGTGGCCATGGCCCTCCTCTCGGGGGCGGCGGGCCTTCTGGGCCTGGCCTTGGCTGGAGCCTTGACCGCTCGCTTCGGCGGCCAACTTTCCGGACGAGAGGGTCAGGTCATGGCCTTGGGGGGCCAGGTAAGCCTGGACTGGGGGAGCTTTCTGGCCCTCTTCCTCACCGCCCTTCTCCTAGCCCTCTTCATGGGAGCGGTAATGGTGAGCCTGGGGCTTTACGCCCGGAGCTTCAAGGAGGCCCAGAGCTACGTAGGGCCCCTGCAGCTTTTGGTCTTTCTACCCCTGCTATTCCTGCAGTTTAGGGGTTTCCTGGAGCTAACGACCTGGCACTACCTCCTCCCCCTTTTCAACGTGGCCCTGCTCATGGATGCCCTCCTCAAGGGGAGCGCCACCCCCTTGCAGGCGGGGCTCACGTGGCTTTCCACCCTGGTCTACGGAGGGATGGCCCTGAAACTTGCGGTCCTCGCCTTCGGACGGGAGGACGTGGTCTACCGGAACTAG
- a CDS encoding SPFH domain-containing protein: MREVKEFPAWRASGFLGLLLLLLGLLWLLWAGTGLFRERELFYLGHFAPALLTCLLLSAGLFTVQPNEAVALVFLGRYVGSVREEGFHLANPLAQRKRVSLRVHNFTSDKLKVNDAQGNPIEIAAVVVFRVVDTAKALFQVENYQAFVAIQSEAAIRALASRYPYDAEGKSLRGSPEEVAEELKAELEERLQVAGVEVLEARLTHLAYAPEVAQAMLRRQQALAVVAARRLIVEAAVGMVREALSGLEEAGLSLDEERKAAMVNNLMVALVSEAQAQPVVNVGTLYA, translated from the coding sequence ATGCGCGAGGTAAAGGAGTTTCCGGCGTGGCGGGCGAGCGGCTTTTTGGGGCTTCTTCTCCTCCTTTTGGGCCTTCTCTGGCTCCTTTGGGCAGGAACGGGGCTTTTCCGGGAAAGGGAGCTCTTCTACCTGGGGCACTTTGCACCGGCCCTCCTGACCTGCCTTCTGCTCTCGGCAGGCCTCTTCACGGTCCAGCCCAACGAGGCCGTGGCCCTGGTGTTTTTGGGAAGGTACGTGGGGAGCGTCCGGGAGGAGGGCTTCCACCTCGCCAACCCCCTCGCCCAAAGGAAGCGGGTTTCCCTGAGGGTCCACAACTTCACCTCGGACAAGCTCAAGGTGAACGACGCCCAAGGCAACCCCATTGAGATCGCCGCGGTGGTGGTCTTCCGGGTAGTGGACACGGCCAAGGCCCTCTTCCAGGTGGAAAACTACCAGGCCTTCGTGGCCATCCAATCGGAGGCGGCCATCCGGGCCCTGGCGAGCCGCTACCCCTACGACGCCGAGGGGAAGTCCTTACGGGGAAGCCCAGAGGAGGTGGCGGAGGAGCTGAAGGCCGAACTGGAGGAGCGGCTTCAGGTGGCGGGGGTGGAGGTCCTCGAGGCCCGCCTCACCCACCTGGCCTACGCCCCCGAGGTGGCCCAGGCCATGCTCCGCCGCCAGCAGGCCCTGGCGGTGGTGGCCGCCCGCAGGCTCATCGTGGAGGCGGCGGTGGGGATGGTGCGGGAGGCCCTGTCGGGCCTGGAGGAGGCAGGGCTTTCCCTGGACGAGGAAAGGAAGGCGGCCATGGTGAACAACCTCATGGTGGCCCTGGTCTCCGAGGCCCAGGCCCAGCCGGTGGTGAACGTGGGCACCCTTTATGCCTAA
- a CDS encoding CPBP family intramembrane glutamic endopeptidase: MKALYLTFGLCWGLALLGYALGVRPETPAYLVLGGAYMWTPGLVALLFARREGLFLPLSFRPNRFWLFAWLFPVALTLLSLPLSLPFAPWKGLAWTLPEGLPRPPEAALWALVLLQGLFAGATVNLLAALGEELFWRGYLWERLREWGFWPASLEIGLYWGLWHAPLILLFGHNYPDHRLLGVGMMVLFALALTPALLYAREKGGSLWAPALLHGTLNAVAGLSLLAVERTHDLLVGVVGLPGLFLLALFNLWLRRRV; encoded by the coding sequence ATGAAGGCCCTCTACCTCACCTTCGGTCTCTGCTGGGGCCTGGCCCTCCTGGGCTACGCCCTGGGGGTGAGGCCGGAGACGCCCGCTTACCTGGTCCTGGGAGGGGCCTACATGTGGACTCCGGGCCTCGTGGCCCTCCTCTTCGCCCGGAGGGAAGGACTTTTTCTTCCCCTTTCCTTCCGCCCAAATCGCTTTTGGCTCTTCGCCTGGCTCTTCCCCGTGGCCCTCACCCTCCTCTCCCTCCCCCTAAGCCTTCCCTTCGCCCCCTGGAAGGGGCTGGCCTGGACCCTGCCGGAAGGCCTGCCTAGGCCCCCCGAGGCCGCCTTGTGGGCCCTCGTCCTCCTCCAGGGGCTTTTCGCCGGGGCCACGGTGAACCTCCTCGCCGCCTTGGGGGAGGAGCTCTTTTGGCGGGGCTACCTCTGGGAGAGGCTAAGGGAGTGGGGCTTCTGGCCCGCGAGCCTAGAGATCGGCCTCTACTGGGGGCTCTGGCACGCGCCCCTGATCCTCCTCTTCGGCCACAACTACCCGGACCACCGCCTCCTGGGCGTGGGCATGATGGTCCTCTTCGCCCTGGCCCTCACTCCCGCCCTCCTCTACGCCCGAGAGAAGGGGGGCTCCCTCTGGGCCCCCGCCCTCCTCCACGGCACCCTGAACGCCGTGGCCGGCCTCTCCCTCCTCGCGGTGGAGCGCACCCACGATCTCCTCGTGGGAGTGGTGGGGCTTCCCGGCCTCTTCCTCCTCGCCCTCTTCAACCTTTGGCTCAGGCGGCGGGTATAG
- the rapZ gene encoding RNase adapter RapZ, which yields MGFLVLSGLSGAGKTTARGFLEDLGYFMVDNLPPGLWKPLLEELSARGVERAGVVLDARALAFFGDLEGALEALRPTVVFLEARPEILLRRYNLTRRLHPLGAGNLMREIGEERRMLAPLRERAHLVLDTSELSPRALKEALARFLGEEAGFTLRLLSFGFKWGPPQEADLVLDVRPLPNPHYDPDLKPKTGLDPEVRAYVFREETEAYYRALLAVAGLAAEGAKREGRAFYTVAVGCTGGRHRSVAVAERLAEELSGRFRVEVSHRDVDREG from the coding sequence ATGGGCTTTCTCGTGCTTTCCGGACTTTCGGGAGCGGGCAAGACCACGGCCCGGGGGTTTCTGGAGGACCTGGGCTACTTCATGGTGGACAACCTTCCCCCGGGCCTCTGGAAACCCCTTCTGGAAGAGCTTTCCGCCCGGGGGGTGGAGCGGGCGGGGGTGGTGCTGGACGCCCGGGCCCTGGCCTTCTTCGGCGATCTGGAGGGGGCCCTCGAGGCCCTCCGGCCCACCGTGGTCTTCCTCGAGGCCCGCCCCGAGATCCTCCTCCGCCGCTACAACCTCACCCGGAGGCTCCACCCCCTGGGGGCGGGGAACCTGATGCGGGAGATCGGCGAGGAGCGGAGGATGCTCGCCCCGTTGCGGGAGAGGGCCCACCTCGTCCTGGACACCTCCGAGCTCTCCCCGAGGGCCCTTAAAGAGGCCCTGGCCCGGTTTTTGGGGGAGGAGGCGGGCTTCACCCTGAGGCTCCTCTCCTTCGGCTTCAAGTGGGGGCCGCCCCAGGAGGCCGATCTCGTCCTGGACGTGCGCCCCCTGCCCAACCCCCACTACGACCCTGACCTTAAGCCCAAGACGGGCCTGGACCCGGAGGTGAGGGCCTACGTTTTCCGCGAGGAAACCGAGGCCTACTACCGGGCCCTCCTGGCGGTGGCGGGGCTGGCGGCGGAAGGGGCGAAGAGGGAGGGCCGGGCCTTCTACACCGTGGCCGTGGGGTGCACCGGGGGGCGGCACCGGAGCGTGGCCGTGGCGGAAAGGCTCGCCGAGGAACTCTCGGGCCGGTTCCGCGTGGAGGTGAGCCACCGGGATGTGGACCGGGAAGGCTAG
- a CDS encoding gluconeogenesis factor YvcK family protein, producing MWTGKARSLLRHPAWRWLYPGMRVKRYALLAALGALLLGLGLKDLLPSLSLDGAWPWALLLGGGLLVGGIWAMNRSMLSAFTDPREVPVRVYVRRRLEAGPRVVAFGGGTGLSRVLRGLKERTANVAAIVAVTDDGGSTGRLRLAFGLPAVGDLVDCLSALSDHPALPRLLAYRFDRGELQGHTFGNLFLVTLNQVSGDFAEAIREANAILNLRGQVLPATPEAVRLKARFLDGEEVVGEVAIRRHQGRVREVCLVPEPKEVMAEALEAIRRADLLVLGPGSLYTSVIPSFLPKPLKQAIRETKALLVYAVNLMTEPGETDGYTAYDHYKAVAYHLGRRPDAVLVHTAPIPEAVLARYAEEGRHPVAFDPRPFALDGVRVVQGDFREEGPLAQHDPRKVVEALLNLV from the coding sequence ATGTGGACCGGGAAGGCTAGGTCCCTCCTGCGCCACCCTGCGTGGCGCTGGCTTTACCCCGGGATGCGGGTCAAGCGCTACGCCCTCCTCGCCGCCCTCGGGGCCCTCCTCCTCGGCCTTGGCCTAAAGGACCTCCTCCCTTCCCTAAGCCTGGACGGGGCCTGGCCCTGGGCCCTCCTCCTTGGGGGGGGGCTTTTGGTAGGCGGGATCTGGGCCATGAACCGCAGCATGCTCTCCGCCTTCACCGACCCCCGCGAGGTGCCGGTGCGGGTCTACGTGCGCCGCCGCCTGGAGGCCGGTCCCCGGGTGGTGGCCTTCGGGGGGGGAACGGGGCTTTCCCGCGTCCTCCGGGGCCTCAAGGAGCGCACGGCCAACGTCGCGGCCATCGTGGCCGTCACCGACGACGGGGGGTCCACGGGCCGCCTGCGCCTGGCCTTCGGCCTCCCCGCGGTGGGGGACCTGGTGGACTGCCTCTCCGCCCTCTCCGACCACCCCGCCCTTCCCCGGCTCCTCGCCTACCGCTTTGACCGAGGGGAGCTCCAGGGGCACACCTTCGGCAACCTCTTCCTGGTCACCCTGAACCAGGTCTCCGGGGACTTCGCCGAGGCCATCCGGGAGGCCAACGCCATCCTGAACCTGAGGGGCCAGGTCCTGCCCGCCACCCCCGAGGCCGTGCGCCTGAAGGCGCGCTTCTTGGACGGGGAGGAGGTGGTGGGGGAGGTGGCCATCCGAAGGCATCAGGGAAGGGTCCGGGAGGTCTGCCTGGTCCCCGAGCCAAAGGAGGTGATGGCGGAGGCCCTCGAGGCCATCCGCAGGGCGGACCTTCTGGTCCTGGGGCCCGGGAGCCTCTACACCAGCGTCATCCCGAGCTTCCTTCCCAAGCCCCTAAAGCAGGCGATCCGCGAGACCAAGGCCCTCCTGGTCTACGCGGTGAACCTCATGACCGAACCCGGCGAGACGGACGGCTACACCGCCTACGACCACTACAAGGCCGTGGCCTACCACCTGGGCCGCAGGCCCGATGCGGTCCTGGTCCACACCGCCCCCATTCCCGAGGCGGTCCTCGCCCGCTACGCCGAGGAGGGGCGCCACCCCGTGGCCTTTGACCCCAGGCCCTTCGCCCTGGACGGGGTACGGGTGGTCCAGGGGGACTTCCGGGAGGAGGGCCCCTTGGCCCAGCACGACCCCAGGAAGGTAGTGGAAGCCCTCCTGAACCTGGTATAA
- a CDS encoding glucodextranase DOMON-like domain-containing protein, whose protein sequence is MFFLFQDPLGDDHGLAYQYPQAALYREAGEGFADLLALAGEAREGHLVLKVRLARYPNPLEGPLGFSLATVALFLDTGEGGEEELLPSLHTPKGEGWEVAYLLTGFGAERRTPKGERAPVRAWREGDWVLLDTGLPPGRYGFYGGAGLFDPFAPWYLRPTSPKGSPWTLMAPPGSPPLVDLLAERPLDQVRAYETGVLQPLRPRGLSLRRESLLAFALGGVSLVLAFLLGKR, encoded by the coding sequence GTGTTCTTCCTCTTCCAGGACCCTCTGGGCGACGACCACGGCCTCGCCTACCAGTACCCCCAGGCCGCCCTCTACCGTGAGGCAGGGGAGGGCTTCGCCGACCTCCTCGCCCTCGCCGGGGAGGCCCGGGAAGGGCATCTGGTGCTTAAGGTGCGCCTGGCCCGCTACCCCAATCCCCTGGAGGGCCCCTTGGGCTTCAGCCTGGCCACGGTGGCCCTCTTCCTGGACACGGGGGAAGGGGGGGAGGAGGAGCTTCTTCCCAGCCTCCACACCCCCAAGGGCGAGGGGTGGGAGGTGGCCTACCTCCTCACCGGCTTCGGGGCGGAGCGCCGCACCCCTAAGGGCGAAAGGGCACCGGTCCGGGCCTGGCGGGAGGGAGACTGGGTGCTCCTGGACACCGGGCTTCCCCCGGGGCGGTACGGGTTCTACGGGGGAGCGGGCCTCTTTGACCCCTTCGCCCCCTGGTACCTCCGCCCCACCAGCCCAAAGGGCAGCCCTTGGACCCTCATGGCCCCGCCGGGAAGCCCTCCCCTTGTGGACCTGCTGGCGGAACGCCCTCTGGACCAGGTGCGGGCCTACGAGACCGGGGTGCTGCAGCCCCTTAGGCCTCGAGGCCTCTCTTTGCGGCGGGAAAGCCTCCTGGCCTTTGCCCTTGGGGGGGTATCCCTGGTCTTGGCCTTCCTCCTTGGGAAGCGCTAG
- a CDS encoding DUF3208 domain-containing protein produces MQAVRLFQGYLWHPKGLSLDPKALLPGEVLGARLLLDEVPPPTPFFEDGTPTATQTFYQVTVLLLTEEPPEALKPRSQSVAAELVARLEALPPGVGWLLLEDLRPL; encoded by the coding sequence GTGCAGGCGGTGCGGCTCTTCCAGGGCTACCTCTGGCACCCGAAGGGGCTTTCCCTGGACCCAAAGGCCCTCCTCCCGGGGGAGGTCCTGGGAGCCCGGCTCCTCCTGGACGAGGTACCGCCCCCTACCCCTTTCTTTGAGGACGGCACCCCCACCGCCACCCAGACCTTTTACCAGGTCACCGTTCTCCTCCTTACCGAGGAGCCTCCCGAGGCCCTGAAGCCCCGAAGCCAGAGCGTGGCCGCCGAGCTCGTGGCGCGCCTCGAGGCCCTGCCCCCGGGGGTGGGCTGGCTCCTCCTGGAGGACCTGAGGCCCCTTTAA
- the alr gene encoding alanine racemase: protein MEARALVEVDLGALEENYRLLKARARGEVVPVLKADAYGHGALPIARFLEARGVARFAVATLAEGRALREGGVKGEVLLLGSLHPLEAEEALRLGLVPTLSTLEAARALAQRARALGLTPRAHLKVDTGMNRVGFPWEEALPALKAVEALGVRVEGVYSHLATAGEDAAFVELQRARFLEVRRALGEGYFYHLENSLGLLLHGGENVRVGLALYGLVPGFGLRPALRILARPTLVKRLRPGDRVGYGGVYVARGGEWLATLPVGYADGLPWGAVGFVKGPSGELCPVAGRISMDQTTVALPGPVELSAVFEVVSADFGPTGLLAWAEARGTLPYEVAVHLSKRLPRRYLLGGEVWEAVG from the coding sequence ATGGAGGCCCGCGCGCTGGTGGAGGTGGACCTGGGGGCCCTGGAGGAGAATTACCGCCTCCTCAAGGCCAGGGCCCGGGGAGAGGTGGTTCCCGTCTTGAAAGCGGACGCCTACGGCCACGGCGCCTTGCCCATCGCCCGCTTCCTGGAGGCCCGGGGGGTCGCCCGCTTCGCCGTGGCCACCCTGGCCGAGGGGCGGGCCCTGAGGGAGGGGGGGGTAAAGGGGGAGGTGCTCCTTTTGGGGAGCCTGCACCCCCTGGAGGCGGAGGAGGCCCTCCGGCTCGGCCTCGTCCCCACCCTCTCCACCCTCGAGGCCGCAAGGGCCCTCGCCCAAAGGGCCCGCGCCCTGGGGCTTACCCCCAGGGCCCACCTCAAGGTGGACACGGGGATGAACCGGGTGGGCTTCCCCTGGGAGGAGGCCCTCCCGGCCCTAAAGGCGGTGGAGGCCCTGGGGGTGCGCGTGGAGGGGGTCTACAGCCACCTGGCCACGGCGGGGGAGGACGCGGCCTTTGTGGAGCTCCAGAGGGCCCGCTTCCTCGAGGTGCGCCGGGCCCTGGGGGAGGGGTACTTCTACCACTTGGAGAACTCCTTGGGCCTCCTCCTCCACGGGGGGGAGAACGTGCGGGTGGGCCTCGCCTTGTATGGCCTCGTCCCAGGCTTTGGCCTGAGGCCCGCCCTCCGGATCCTGGCCCGGCCCACCCTGGTGAAGCGCCTGAGGCCTGGGGACCGGGTGGGGTACGGGGGGGTGTACGTGGCGAGGGGCGGGGAGTGGCTCGCTACCCTGCCGGTGGGCTATGCGGACGGGCTGCCTTGGGGGGCGGTGGGCTTCGTGAAGGGGCCTTCGGGGGAGCTTTGCCCGGTGGCGGGGCGGATCTCCATGGACCAGACCACGGTGGCCCTCCCTGGGCCCGTGGAGCTTTCCGCGGTCTTTGAGGTGGTCTCCGCCGACTTCGGCCCCACGGGGCTCCTCGCCTGGGCCGAGGCCCGGGGCACCCTCCCGTACGAGGTGGCCGTGCACCTGTCCAAGAGGCTTCCCCGCCGCTACCTCCTGGGAGGAGAGGTCTGGGAAGCGGTAGGCTAA